ATCTGGGTAATGCGGCCGCAACAAACGTGCGGATTCAGGACTACCTGCCGGACCAGACAAGTTACGTGGAAAACTCGGCCTCTGCAGGCGGAGCGTTAAATGCCAGAACCTTGTCCTGGAGCCTGGACAATCTGGCGCCAGGAGCTTCAGGCCAGGTCATTTACAAGGCGCAAGTATCCGTCCTGGCGAAGGAAGGGGCGGTCATAGCCAACACCGGCGTTCTGTTAAGCAACGAAACCGGCGGCGTGCTATCCAACGAGGTTCGGGTAACTGTATCCGGCGCCTTTTCCATGGCTCTGGAAAAAACCGTTTCCCCGGCAAGCGTCAGGGCGGGGGAAAACCTGGTATTTTCAATCCTGGTGGAAAATAACGGGGCTATCGCCCTGAGCGGAATCACGGTTGCCGATCCCCTGCCTCATGGCGCTACTTTTGTAAGCGCGGATAACGGCGGTGTATTGGACGCTCAAACGGTAACCTGGTCCATAGACGCCCTGGCGCCCGGCCAGACGCGGACGTTAACGCTTGAGGTGAAAAGCAACGCCATAGACCAGGGGCAGAATTCAATAGAGAACACAGCCACTGCCCGGGCTCCGGGGCTGAATCCCATTTCCGCGTCGGCCACGGCGGCGCTCACCTGCCGAAGCCAAGGCGTGGTCTCCTTTGTGGGGCCCGGCGGGGAGGCGGTAAGGGATTTTTCCATTGGGGATCAAATTTATGTGACGGTGCAGGACGCGGACCGCAACCTGGACCCCCTGACGGCGGAAACCGTTACGGTGACGCTTTCGGTTCCTGGCACGGGGGACGTGGAAACCATTATTCTAACCGAAAGCATGTTCAATAAAGCGCCCGCCGTGGACTCCGGCCTCTTCTTCGGCGGCCTGCCAAGCAGCGGGGATGCAGCATCGCCTCAGGACGGAACGCTCCAGCTGTCCCAGGACATTGTGATTGACGCGCTGTACGAAGATCCCCTGGACCCCTTGTGCGGGCTGCCCGGACAATCCCAGGCCTCCATTCTGGTGGAGCCGGGCGGCGTGGTTTTCGACGCCTCGACCGGCGCTCCCGTAGCAGGAGTTCAGGTTATCCTTTTTACCAATTCAGGACAAAGGGCTTCCACGCTTCCAGGCTGGCCCGCCGGCATGCCGGACGTCACAACCACCGGCGCAGACGGGGCTTTTTCATTCCGGAACGCGCCCTTTGGAAGCTACTTCTTCAGCGTCGTTCCAGGGCTGGAATTCCAGTTTCCCAGTCGGACGCCGGACGGGGAATTGCCTCCGGGATTCACCGTGGGGATGGGCTCCAGGGGGGAGATCTTCACCCTAAGCGTCCAAAACCCGTCGGTTAACATGGACATTCCCCTGGATCCCTCCCCAGGAGTGTTGTCCGTTTCCAAAACCTGCAGCAAGGAAAGGGCCGAGATAGGCGACATCGTGCTTTATGAGTTGACCCTGAGCAATCAGGGGTACTCGGCCGTTACGGATCTTACAATCCAGGACGTCCTGCCCCACGGATTTTTGTATAAGGACGGATCCACAACCATTGACGGCAAAAAGGCGGACGACCCGGTTGGCAGCTCCGGCCGAACCATGGAATGGACCATCCCCGTGCTTGCCCCCAGCACAATCATGACGCTTTCCTACAGGGTTGTCATCGGGCCGGACAGCCACCTGGGCGACGGACGCAACACCGTGGCCGCCCACGGCGTCACCACAGGCGGCGTGGTGCATTCCAACGCGGCATCGCATCAGTTGAAAATCGTCCAGGGCGTTTTCACTACGGACGGAACTATAATAGGAAAGGTGTTTTTGGACCGGAACGGCAACGGAATACAGGACCCTCCGGGTTCGGACGGGAGCATTCTGGAGCCGGGCGTTCCCGACGCGGTCATCTTTACGGAATACGGGCTGCGCATTCGCACGGACAAGGATGGAAAATACTCCGTCTTCTCCGTCAAGCCGGGAACCCACGTCTTGAGGCTGGATGAGACGTCTTTGCCGCCGTCCCTTGCGCCGGTTTCCCTGCATAATCGATTCATGGGGGACGATCGGTCCCAGTTTGTAGACATGCATCCCCACGGGCTGGTCAAGGCGAATTTCGGAGTCAGGGTCAGGCCCGGGCATGCATGGCCGCCGGAAGCCGAGTTATTAAATGAAGAGGATGTTCAGGCGCCGGACGAATCCCCAAAAATTCCCTTGGAAGAACAAATTCCGGGCATGGATAACGCCCTTGCCTTTATCAGCCCGGCTGACAAGGCCGTCTTGCCCAAAGACAACGTAGACGTCATCCTAAAAGGGCATTCGGCGGGAACCATCAAACTTTTCGTCAACGGCCGAGAGGTGTCCAAGGACCGGCTGGCCACGGTTGTCGCCGACAGCCGCGCCAAGGTCTCTGCCTATGAGTTCCTGGGCGTTTCCCTGCGGGCCGGCGAAAGCAACACCCTGGAAGCCAGGATCCTCGACCCATACGGAAATCAGCGGGGGGCGGTTTCCATTATAGTGGAATGCGTTGGCAAGCCGGTGAAGATCAAGATTGACGCGGACGACAAGGGCTTTCCGGCCAACCCGTCCGCTCCCGTGGAAATCCCGCTGATCCTTGTGGACAACAAGGAAAGAGCCGTGGGCCATAACGGGCTGATGGATGTTGAAGCCTCCATGGGCAAAATCCTGAACCCGGATGCCAATCCCGACGAGGACGGGCTGCAGATAGCCTACGAATCCGGCAGGGCCTTGCTTCAAATCCAGCCTCCGGGAGAAACCGGCCAGGGCGTGATCCGTGTAAGATCCGAAGGTTTGAGCAAGGAGCGGGAAGTCTATTTTACACCCTATCTACGGGACATGATGATCGTGGGCTCGGGCGAAGTGGTTTTGGGCCTGGGGGATTCGGACGGGGATTATACCGCTTTGAAAAAGGAGCGCTCCTTTGACGAAAACGGCTACGCCGACGGCCGCGCCGCCGTCTTCGCCCAGGGCCGGGTCTTTGACAAGAACCTCCTGACCATCGGCGTAGACACGGCCAAGGACAGGGACCGCCGGGACGACAATATTTTCAACGCCCAGGAGCAGACCCTGGATTCGCCGGACAAATACCCCATATACGGAGACGAGTCGGAAAACGAGTACCTGGCCCAGTCCAGGGAAAAAGTCTACGCCAAAATCGAACGGGATAAGTCCTCCCTCATGTACGGGGATTTTGAAACCGCTTTTACAGGCTCACGCCTGGCCGAGTACAACCGCTCTTTTACGGGCGGTTACGGAGACCTGAACCTGAAACGCTTCCGCCTCCAGGGCATGGCGACCAAGTCGGACCAGGCTCTGATTGTGGACGTGCTGCGCGGCAAGGGGAGTTCGGGCTATTATTACTTGTCCGAAATGGATTTGGTGGAAGGCTCGGAGCGGGTGGTGATCGAAGTGCGGGACAGGAACCAGGTGGAGCGGGTTTTATCGCGGGAAACGCTCTCCAGGGGATCGGACTACAACATGGAATACGACCTGGGCGCCGTCCTGTTTATGGAGCCCGTGCCCAGCTACGATATCAACTTCAACCCAATATATATCGTGGTCAATTACGAATCCCGTTCTCCGTATCTGGATTATTACGCCTACGGCGGCCGCAGCCAGGCTGCCGTGTTCTCGTGGCTGGACCTGGGCGCCACGGGCGTGGTGGAGGAAAACGCCCTGGCCAATTATAATCTGACAGGCGGGGACATGGCTTTGCACCTGCCGTGGAAGACGGACCTGAGAGCGGAATACGCACAGACCCGCGCCATCTTTGATGAATTGGGAGTTCTGGGGCCGGAAAACGGAGAAGGCTGGCGTTTTGACCTGGAATCCAGGCCGTTTGATAAACTGAGCCTGTCGGGGTATTATCAGAACCTATCCGAATTCTTTTCCAACCCGTCCGCAATAGGCGCCCAAAGGGGCGTGGAAAGCCTGGGCGGAAAGGCAAAATACACCCTGGACTCAGGCCTGTCCTTTTCGGCGCAATATTATGAGGACGACGACAGGCTGAATAATCGGGTGAGCCAGACCGGAGCGGCGGCGGTCGCCAAGAAGTTTGAAAAAACCCGGGTGGAGGCCGGAGTCGTCTACGAAAACATCACGGAAGGCGCCAATACGTCCAAACGCCCGGACTATCTGCGCACCTTTGAAACGGACCGGCCGGCCCTGGATCACGAAACCTCGGTTATGGCCGGGGCGGGATACGACTACTCGGAAAAACTGTCGTTCCAGGCCAGGCATCATCACAGCGTTACGGGCTCCGGGTATCACTTGACGGACGCAGGCGTTAACGCCGCCCTGACGAACAAGACTACAGGCTACATCCGCCAGGAATATGCGGAGTATTCGGAATACGACGACATGCACACCGTTGCCGGCCTGGAGTCTCAGGTGGGGGAAAACACCACGGCGTACAATGAAATGCGTCTGGAGGGCGGCGCTTCGGGAGAGCGGAACCACCAGATAGTCGGGCTTAAGCACCGGTTACGCTTCACAAACTCCCTGACCGGGGACGCCTCCATGGAATACGCCCAGACCATTGCAGGCAAGGCGGACAGCTCCATACCCGACGGATTCGCATTGGGCGGGGCCTTGCGCTATCTCCCCGACGACCTGCTGAAAGTCACAACCAGGGCGGAGTACACCATGGAGGACTCGACGTGGCAGACCCGCAGGACCTATCTGGGGGAAGCGGGCCTGATTTACAAGCTGCACCCGGATTACTCGCTGCTGGCCCGGGCCCGGGGATTCTGGGACCTCTCCGAACAGGCCGGGGATCAGGTGTACAGCCGGACCATGGCCGGGCTGGCCTTTAGGCCCATTCAATCGGACGCCTTCCACATGCTGGCCAAGACGGAGTACAAATACGAGGACAATCAGAAGTCCACGCCGAAATACGAATCCCATAGCGTAATTCCATCCATTGAGGGAGTGTATCAGGCGTCGCACAAGACCCAGTTCATAGGCAAGTACGCCGCCAAATTCCAAACCGACGGCGATCTTGAGGCCTATACGGACTTATGGTCCGGCAGGATTATCTATGATATCACGGACCGCTTTGACGCCAGCGCAGGCTACAGGGTGTTGACCGCCCACACAGCCAATGGAAGCATGCGCCAGGGTGGATTCGCCGAATTGGGCGTGCGGGCGTTCAAGAATTTATGGATATCGGGCGGATATTGCTTTGACGACTTTGACACGGACCTGACCGGCGACAGTTTCCAAGGCCAGGGGCCGTATATTCGGATACGGTTCAAGTTCGACGAGAACCTGTTTGCGAAAAAATAACGCCAAAGGGCGAACCGTTGAAAAGGAAACAGGCTGCTTCATGAAAAAACCGGCTGCATACATGTTAATCAGGATGATTACGGCGATCCTGCTGACGGCTTTGCTGGCGCCCGCCTCCGCCCTGGCGTGGCCTGCAGCCTCCGAATGGAATCCCTTGCTTCAAAACGGCGCCTTTCTGTTGGATCCCAACGGGGACGCCCAAGGCTCGCGCAACATTGTGTCCGATGCAACCCATGCAGCCGCTTACATCTACAATGACGGAACCTATATTTACTTCCGGATGCGCCTGGACCAGAATCCCCAGGGCACGGGCGGCCAGGGATTGTTGCAGCCTTATGGCTGGGGCTTTGAATTCGATACGGACTCCGACCCCACCTCCTATGAATGGCTGCTGATCCTGGACGGCATATCCAAGACGGAGAATATCATCCTGGAGCAAAACACGGTGCAACAGAGCATCGACGACCCGTCGGACGCCTCGGAAATTGATGCTTTCGCCATTTCCGTTTCCGGCAATTATCTAATAAACCTGGCGGACACTTCGTTCAACGGCGACCAGGACTATTTTCTGGACTTCCGCTTTCCCTACTCCACCTTTCTGCAAATGACCGGGCTGAGCGATTCCTCCCCCATCCGGGTGTTCGGCGGATCGTCCTCCAGCGCCAACGCTTTGACGGAACGCGGGGCCGACCTCTTGGGGTCCTCCACCCTTTCGGGCGGCTTCACGGACATCATCACCCCCACGGGAACCACTCCCACGGACGGGTCCGTAAAGTTTGTGGAGAACCTGGCGGGAACCGGCGACATGACAGCGGCGTGCCCCGGCGACGCATTATTCGTCCGCGTCATAGACGGGGATAAAAACTATGTGGACGCCTCGCCCCAAACCCTGGAAGTTACGCTGACCGTTCCGTCCGGGGATTCGGAAACCATTGTGTTGACGGAAACCGGGGTGAATACAAGCTGGTTTACGGGCTCCATCCCGACGGCGGCGGCGGCCTCCCATCCCGGTGACGGAACCTTGCAGGTCTTTCCGGGGGAAACGGCGACCGTGACTTACGTAGACGAAATAACAGCCGACGGCAGCGTAAACCTTGCCAGGACGGATTCGCTAGTCATGGGATTGCCCGCCATTTCCATCGCCAAGACCACGCCCACGCCTTCGGTGACTTCGGGGGGCTACGCGGAATACACCATCACCGTGACCAACTCCGGCTGCGGAGCAGGAGCAATCACCCAAATACAGGACGTGCTGCCCGGCAATTTCACCTACCAAGCCGGCTCCACCCAGGGGCTCACCGCGACGGACCCGGCCTTATCGGGGCAGGTGCTCACGTGGAGCGGGCCCTGGAGCGTGCCGCCATACTCTCATGTAAACTTGAGCTTCCAGGTTTATGCAGGAACCGCCTCCGGCGTCTTCTATAACAACGCCAGCGTCTCGGGCGCCAACTTCGCCCAGGTTTCCACGGGAGACGCCGCCCCGGTCACGGTAATCGCCCCCTTGCTGGAAATAGAAAAAAACGTGGACAAAACCAACGCCAAGCCCGGGGAGGAGCTGATTTACTCCATCCACTACCATAATATAGGGTCCGACGCCGCCCACGACATTGTGATTACGGACGAAATTCCCGCATTCACCGCTTTTCTCCCCGGCAGCCTGAGAATAGGACCCGCGGACGGCGACTACGCCTCGGCGACCCCGGTTACGGATGCCGGGGATGGGGACGAAGGAGCGGTCATAGCCCCCAATATCGTCTTTGTAATCCCCTTGACGGGAGCGGACGACGGGGTTCCCGGAAGCGGCCCGGATGAAGGAAAAGCGTACTTCAAAGTGCTCATCGACTAAGGTTCAAGCGGGCGCCGCAAGTCGGCTTCCCAATCAGAATATCATTTCCATCAGGTTAAATGTGTGTGTATGTTTGATTTTTTGCCTATGATTAGACATTTTAAAGGCCATGCTGCAGTGGTTTCCCCAATAAAACCAGGAGGAAAAACAAGCAGTAATCTTTTTCAACACCCGGACGAACTTTATTTTTCGATTCCAAATTAATGGGTTAGATCCTATTGATTTTGATCAAAAAGTAAGTTTTACTTGCAATAAATGCAATTTTTACAAAAAAAACGTTATTTCTTTATTGCACTAAGATCATGCCTGATGGTATTATTTATCCGTCCGTGAAACTTGGACTCCAATCGTAAGAATGACTACTCATGTTCATATAGCGGCTAAGCGCCGTACTTTCAAAGCACATAGCGTACTATCGGGGTAAAAGCGACCATTGTCGTCAGCTTCTTGAAAACCCGTATCATTTGTTTTTCCATAATGCAGGTTGCTGTAAAAATTGCAGGTTGAGTCTTTGTAGTTTAACGACAACTGGCCCACCTATAAGCGACAACTCCAGTTTCTGCTGCGGTTGATTCCGGTTGTTACACTTTGATCCACAAGGGGTTTAACAGGAATGGAATTTTTCAACGAGCTCACCCAGACCATCTTAAACGGGGTCGCCATCGGGTGTATTTACGGGATGGTGGCTCTAGGCTTCGTGCTGATTTACAAGAGCACGGAAGTCATCAACTTCGCCCAGGGGGAACTCCTCATGCTGGGCGCTTTCATCAGCTACAGTTTAATCACGCAGCTTCACCTATCCTATTGGACGGCCTTGGTGATCACCATCTTGGCCATGGGAATCGTGGGGGCGATCCTGGAAAGGGTCGTGCTTCGCTCTCTTGTGGGGGAGCCCACCTACGCCATTGTCATTGTAACAATCGGAATTTCTTATTTTATCCGAAGCGTTGTAAGCATGGTACCGGGCTGGGGGACTGACACTTACGGGTTCCGCACTCCGTTCACGGATAAGTTTCTCCGCTGGGGGGACGTGGTCATCTCCTACGAGTATCTTTCCATCGTCGTATTGGCTTTTGTATTGATCGCCGTGGTTTTCGTCTTTTTCGGCTACAGCCGCATGGGTACGGCCATGAGGGCGACCTCCCAGAACCAGCTGGCTGCAGTTTACATGGGCATCAGCGTGACGCGGGTTTTTTCCCTCACCTGGACCATTGCAGCGGCCCTGGGGGGGATCGGCGGCATTTTGCTGGCGCCCATCACCTTTGTTCACATGAACATGGGCTTTATCGGCCTTAAGGCGGTGCCCGCCGCGGTTTTGGGGGGATTCACAAGTCCTCCCGGGGCCATTGTGGGCGGCCTGATCATCGGCATTACGGAAAGCCTGGCCGGCGTGTATTTGGAGGAGGGTTGGAAGGACATTGCGGCTTGGATCATTTTGATTGCTGTACTCATTATTAGGCCCCAGGGCCTGTTCGGCATCCAGGAAAAGAAAAAGGTGTAACGACTATGCGTTTTTTAATGAAGACGGATTATTATCAGGATATCAGGCTGTTCAAGTACAGGAGCACGTTCTTCTGGTATCTGGCATTGGTTGTTGGGTGCTTGTTCCTGCCCAAGATCCTGGACGAATACATGCTCTCCCAGCTGACCTTTATTTGCATCTACGCCGTAGCCGGGGTGGGGCTCATGCTGCTTACCGGCTTCACCGGGCAAATCTCCATGGGGCATGCGGCCTTTCTGGCCATCGGTTCGTACACCTCGGCCGTGTTGACCGCCAAGGGAGTTCCCTTTTTGCTGGCGCTGCCCGCTTCCGGCGTAACGGCGGCCCTGGTTGGAATCGTCATCGGCAGGCCCATCCTCCACTTGACGGGGTTGTATCTGGCCATCGCCACCATGGGCGCGGCCTTCATCATCGAGGAAATCCTGGTGAGATGGGAAAGCATCACCAACGGCAACATGGGCATGATGGTGGATACGCCTGTCATCTTCGGATTCAACTTTGACACCGAGATTCGTTTTTTCTACCTTTCACTAGCAGTTTTAATAATTGTTTTACTGCTAGCAAAAAACATCTTGAGGTCCCCGACGGGACGGGCTTTCATCGCCATCCGGGACAGCGAAATCGCCGCCGAAGCCATGGGCATCAACCTGCCCAGCTTCAAAACCCAGTCTTTCGCCGTCAGCGCGTTCTTTACGGGGATAGCCGGCAGCCTGTACGCCCACAAGATCTTTTTCATCAACCCGGAAAGCTACACCATCATGCAGTCCATCGAGCTTTTAGCC
This genomic stretch from Desulfatibacillum aliphaticivorans DSM 15576 harbors:
- a CDS encoding DUF7507 domain-containing protein → MLRTPEKQPEHYIKRMAVACLLLLWCVLAQAYPALALSPPVGTQITNTAEATYADANGNDMPELSASVGTEVGGAPVLKISKTASSNPIAMGSEIVYTILYSNQGNAPATGVIITDDLSDILTFQEASDGGAYAPGPPGGGRVTWSLPDLAAGSSGSITIRALVKTAGDYAPGDPDAIAPGSLIYNTAKIDSNEIDEEETIITTVGSGPNLVLTKSVQSNSVAPGGEIQYTLRYKNLGNAAATNVRIQDYLPDQTSYVENSASAGGALNARTLSWSLDNLAPGASGQVIYKAQVSVLAKEGAVIANTGVLLSNETGGVLSNEVRVTVSGAFSMALEKTVSPASVRAGENLVFSILVENNGAIALSGITVADPLPHGATFVSADNGGVLDAQTVTWSIDALAPGQTRTLTLEVKSNAIDQGQNSIENTATARAPGLNPISASATAALTCRSQGVVSFVGPGGEAVRDFSIGDQIYVTVQDADRNLDPLTAETVTVTLSVPGTGDVETIILTESMFNKAPAVDSGLFFGGLPSSGDAASPQDGTLQLSQDIVIDALYEDPLDPLCGLPGQSQASILVEPGGVVFDASTGAPVAGVQVILFTNSGQRASTLPGWPAGMPDVTTTGADGAFSFRNAPFGSYFFSVVPGLEFQFPSRTPDGELPPGFTVGMGSRGEIFTLSVQNPSVNMDIPLDPSPGVLSVSKTCSKERAEIGDIVLYELTLSNQGYSAVTDLTIQDVLPHGFLYKDGSTTIDGKKADDPVGSSGRTMEWTIPVLAPSTIMTLSYRVVIGPDSHLGDGRNTVAAHGVTTGGVVHSNAASHQLKIVQGVFTTDGTIIGKVFLDRNGNGIQDPPGSDGSILEPGVPDAVIFTEYGLRIRTDKDGKYSVFSVKPGTHVLRLDETSLPPSLAPVSLHNRFMGDDRSQFVDMHPHGLVKANFGVRVRPGHAWPPEAELLNEEDVQAPDESPKIPLEEQIPGMDNALAFISPADKAVLPKDNVDVILKGHSAGTIKLFVNGREVSKDRLATVVADSRAKVSAYEFLGVSLRAGESNTLEARILDPYGNQRGAVSIIVECVGKPVKIKIDADDKGFPANPSAPVEIPLILVDNKERAVGHNGLMDVEASMGKILNPDANPDEDGLQIAYESGRALLQIQPPGETGQGVIRVRSEGLSKEREVYFTPYLRDMMIVGSGEVVLGLGDSDGDYTALKKERSFDENGYADGRAAVFAQGRVFDKNLLTIGVDTAKDRDRRDDNIFNAQEQTLDSPDKYPIYGDESENEYLAQSREKVYAKIERDKSSLMYGDFETAFTGSRLAEYNRSFTGGYGDLNLKRFRLQGMATKSDQALIVDVLRGKGSSGYYYLSEMDLVEGSERVVIEVRDRNQVERVLSRETLSRGSDYNMEYDLGAVLFMEPVPSYDINFNPIYIVVNYESRSPYLDYYAYGGRSQAAVFSWLDLGATGVVEENALANYNLTGGDMALHLPWKTDLRAEYAQTRAIFDELGVLGPENGEGWRFDLESRPFDKLSLSGYYQNLSEFFSNPSAIGAQRGVESLGGKAKYTLDSGLSFSAQYYEDDDRLNNRVSQTGAAAVAKKFEKTRVEAGVVYENITEGANTSKRPDYLRTFETDRPALDHETSVMAGAGYDYSEKLSFQARHHHSVTGSGYHLTDAGVNAALTNKTTGYIRQEYAEYSEYDDMHTVAGLESQVGENTTAYNEMRLEGGASGERNHQIVGLKHRLRFTNSLTGDASMEYAQTIAGKADSSIPDGFALGGALRYLPDDLLKVTTRAEYTMEDSTWQTRRTYLGEAGLIYKLHPDYSLLARARGFWDLSEQAGDQVYSRTMAGLAFRPIQSDAFHMLAKTEYKYEDNQKSTPKYESHSVIPSIEGVYQASHKTQFIGKYAAKFQTDGDLEAYTDLWSGRIIYDITDRFDASAGYRVLTAHTANGSMRQGGFAELGVRAFKNLWISGGYCFDDFDTDLTGDSFQGQGPYIRIRFKFDENLFAKK
- a CDS encoding DUF11 domain-containing protein, producing the protein MKKPAAYMLIRMITAILLTALLAPASALAWPAASEWNPLLQNGAFLLDPNGDAQGSRNIVSDATHAAAYIYNDGTYIYFRMRLDQNPQGTGGQGLLQPYGWGFEFDTDSDPTSYEWLLILDGISKTENIILEQNTVQQSIDDPSDASEIDAFAISVSGNYLINLADTSFNGDQDYFLDFRFPYSTFLQMTGLSDSSPIRVFGGSSSSANALTERGADLLGSSTLSGGFTDIITPTGTTPTDGSVKFVENLAGTGDMTAACPGDALFVRVIDGDKNYVDASPQTLEVTLTVPSGDSETIVLTETGVNTSWFTGSIPTAAAASHPGDGTLQVFPGETATVTYVDEITADGSVNLARTDSLVMGLPAISIAKTTPTPSVTSGGYAEYTITVTNSGCGAGAITQIQDVLPGNFTYQAGSTQGLTATDPALSGQVLTWSGPWSVPPYSHVNLSFQVYAGTASGVFYNNASVSGANFAQVSTGDAAPVTVIAPLLEIEKNVDKTNAKPGEELIYSIHYHNIGSDAAHDIVITDEIPAFTAFLPGSLRIGPADGDYASATPVTDAGDGDEGAVIAPNIVFVIPLTGADDGVPGSGPDEGKAYFKVLID
- a CDS encoding branched-chain amino acid ABC transporter permease — encoded protein: MEFFNELTQTILNGVAIGCIYGMVALGFVLIYKSTEVINFAQGELLMLGAFISYSLITQLHLSYWTALVITILAMGIVGAILERVVLRSLVGEPTYAIVIVTIGISYFIRSVVSMVPGWGTDTYGFRTPFTDKFLRWGDVVISYEYLSIVVLAFVLIAVVFVFFGYSRMGTAMRATSQNQLAAVYMGISVTRVFSLTWTIAAALGGIGGILLAPITFVHMNMGFIGLKAVPAAVLGGFTSPPGAIVGGLIIGITESLAGVYLEEGWKDIAAWIILIAVLIIRPQGLFGIQEKKKV
- a CDS encoding branched-chain amino acid ABC transporter permease; this translates as MRFLMKTDYYQDIRLFKYRSTFFWYLALVVGCLFLPKILDEYMLSQLTFICIYAVAGVGLMLLTGFTGQISMGHAAFLAIGSYTSAVLTAKGVPFLLALPASGVTAALVGIVIGRPILHLTGLYLAIATMGAAFIIEEILVRWESITNGNMGMMVDTPVIFGFNFDTEIRFFYLSLAVLIIVLLLAKNILRSPTGRAFIAIRDSEIAAEAMGINLPSFKTQSFAVSAFFTGIAGSLYAHKIFFINPESYTIMQSIELLAIVIIGGLGSLHGAVYGSIFFIFLPQLIIISKDYLPSFVQDQTGLQPALFGLLIILVMLFEPMGIYGRWLKTKFYFEWFPLYKKDSFKREKKYQKAERH